In the Hordeum vulgare subsp. vulgare chromosome 7H, MorexV3_pseudomolecules_assembly, whole genome shotgun sequence genome, one interval contains:
- the LOC123407524 gene encoding uncharacterized protein LOC123407524 isoform X1: MTSAAAAAASIYSVSSYALSPHAAPFTPPSRPACAPLECRQNAKPLSVSCQCIGDVSRLADASSVGYAEEKTSRDTYSALPIACALMKSSGAVYPPSTHAMHTGQPSSWSAVCPDAYPSSPYVRITSNYKQQSLTSGNVSKCSTVRIERPPNKTSETNKNSCGSGSKLVIAENSKSNKDSEKETSSRSLQFNGPVDGKENSQGTMISSNEANPVFSASPLHIPTTSADSCGVLAEDVMPDPSECSVDSPCYRGASASRLSPFDVFQTPATQSTNQELEAFAVRQKQSSSTVQHHETPSELQSLVTKTNRDHCKSQTEAVVSKKSGAISIKETKKTCGKELECANQYAAKCELEQKHLLGLRGDYMKRSGLNSAAPDFVPSLIGKSKIGKGPCPSTGKNISGVLKAIENLTVVFQSSFSGDEIELDEDDYILLESVIDSLQTCLHKIRKDPIKGASDKAGPKTPHSQTTVLKSDARKYNSSYIADGEKDIIINHFAGSSHIHNEFGRNGLTRGQPALNNVQKKMPCEEEHPQVLVYKNLWIEAERANCELKYQLKHTCIKIDIESSMAPIGGPRKNYSQVSDLSTDPSNLYGVALARPTGETSGARNSQYLPHAGDCTQSGGDATLSCSSSTKGYTALPKNLQHGHVLTGLEETATHRHAPLPYRACQGLSGGTLDGVTARSYLTGQDGILRSNPKYGSSDWEHVLTEEIGWS, from the exons AtgacctccgccgccgccgccgccgcttccaTTTACTCCGTCTCGTCATATGCTCTCTCCCCGCACGCCGCTCCCTTCACCCCCCCCTCGCGACCGGCTTGCGCCCCTCTCGAGTGCCGCCAGAATG CAAAGCCATTGAGTGTGTCTTGCCAATGCATAGGTGATGTTTCTAGATTGGCGGATGCTAGCTCTGTGGGGTATGCTGAAGAGAAGACATCAAGAGATACTTACTCAGCGTTACCAATTGCATGTGCCTTGATGAAATCGAGTGGTGCCGTTTATCCACCTTCTACACATGCCATGCACACTGGGCAGCCAAGTTCATGGTCAGCAGTTTGCCCGGATGCATATCCTTCCTCACCATACGTCAGGATAACATCCAATTATAAGCAGCAATCCTTGACCTCAGGAAATGTGAGCAAATGTTCAACAGTAAGGATAGAAAGGCCACCAAATAAAACATCAGAAACTAACAAAAACAGCTGTGGTTCTGGAAGCAAGTTGGTTATAGCAGAAAATTCTAAGTCCAATAAAGACAGTGAAAAAGAAACATCGTCCCGCAGTTTACAATTCAATGGTCCTGTTGATGGCAAGGAAAATTCACAAGGTACCATGATCTCCTCCAATGAGGCAAATCCTGTCTTCAGTGCAAGCCCTCTTCATATTCCAACTACTTCTGCTGATTCATGTGGTGTTTTGGCCGAGGATGTGATGCCAGATCCATCAGAATGTTCTGTTGATTCACCGTGCTATAGAGGTGCTTCAGCTTCTCGTCTGTCTCCATTTGATGTTTTCCAGACACCTGCTACCCAGTCAACTAATCAAGAATTAGAAGCTTTTGCCGTACGACAGAAACAAAGCTCTAGCACTGTTCAACATCATGAAACTCCGTCTGAGCTCCAGAGTTTGGTCACCAAGACTAACCGTGACCACTGCAAATCCCAGACTGAAGCCGTTGTGTCAAAGAAATCTGGGGCCATAAGTATAAAGGAGACAAAAAAAACATGTGGGAAGGAGCTTGAATGTGCAAACCAATATGCAGCAAAATGTGAACTAGAGCAGAAACACCTTTTAGGACTGAGAGGCGATTATATGAAGCGATCTGGTTTGAATTCTGCTGCTCCGGATTTTGTACCTTCGTTGATTGGGAAATCAAAAATTGGCAAAG GACCCTGTCCTTCAACAGGAAAGAATATATCGGGAGTCCTCAAGGCGATCGAGAATCTAACTGTGGTATTCCAGAGTAGTTTTTCTGGTGATGAAATTGAGCTAGATGAAGATGACTACATCCTCCTTGAATCGGTGATTGATAGTCTTCAGACTTGCCTTCATAAAATAAGAAAG GATCCTATTAAGGGTGCTTCTGACAAGGCAGGGCCAAAGACTCCACATTCTCAGACTACAGTTTTAAAATCTGACGCAAGAAAATATAATAGTAGTTACATTGCAGATGGTGAAAAGGACATAATTATTAATCATTTTGCTGGTTCTAGTCATATCCACAATGAGTTTGGAAGAAACGGCTTGACACGGGGCCAG CCTGCACTCAACAATGTCCAAAAGAAGATGCCCTGTGAGGAAGAGCATCCACAGGTTCTTGTGTATAAGAATCTGTGGATTGAAGCGGAGCGTGCAAATTGTGAATTGAAGTACCAGCTGAAACACACTTGTATAAAAATAGACATAGAGTCCAGCATGGCTCCTATTGGTGGGCCAAGAAAGAACTATTCCCAAGTATCTGATTTGAGTACCGATCCAAGTAATCTGTATGGAGTTGCCTTAGCTCGCCCGACTGGAGAGACATCAGGAGCAAGAAACAGTCAATATCTCCCTCATGCTGGTGACTGCACTCAGTCAGGAGGTGACGCCACACTTAGCTGTTCTTCAAGCACCAAAGGGTACACTGCTCTGCCGAAGAATTTGCAGCATGGCCATGTCCTAACAGGCTTGGAAGAAACGGCCACGCATCGCCATGCGCCTCTGCCATATAGAGCTTGTCAGGGGTTGAGTGGTGGCACTTTGGATGGAGTGACTGCCCGCTCATACCTGACCGGTCAAGATGGCATTTTGCGCAGCAATCCGAAGTACGGATCGTCAGATTGGGAGCATGTGCTAACTGAAGAAATCGGCTGGAGCTGA
- the LOC123407524 gene encoding uncharacterized protein LOC123407524 isoform X2, with protein sequence MTSAAAAAASIYSVSSYALSPHAAPFTPPSRPACAPLECRQNAKPLSVSCQCIGDVSRLADASSVGYAEEKTSRDTYSALPIACALMKSSGAVYPPSTHAMHTGQPSSWSAVCPDAYPSSPYVRITSNYKQQSLTSGNVSKCSTVRIERPPNKTSETNKNSCGSGSKLVIAENSKSNKDSEKETSSRSLQFNGPVDGKENSQGTMISSNEANPVFSASPLHIPTTSADSCGVLAEDVMPDPSECSVDSPCYRGASASRLSPFDVFQTPATQSTNQELEAFAVRQKQSSSTVQHHETPSELQSLVTKTNRDHCKSQTEAVVSKKSGAISIKETKKTCGKELECANQYAAKCELEQKHLLGLRGDYMKRSGLNSAAPDFVPSLIGKSKIGKGKNISGVLKAIENLTVVFQSSFSGDEIELDEDDYILLESVIDSLQTCLHKIRKDPIKGASDKAGPKTPHSQTTVLKSDARKYNSSYIADGEKDIIINHFAGSSHIHNEFGRNGLTRGQPALNNVQKKMPCEEEHPQVLVYKNLWIEAERANCELKYQLKHTCIKIDIESSMAPIGGPRKNYSQVSDLSTDPSNLYGVALARPTGETSGARNSQYLPHAGDCTQSGGDATLSCSSSTKGYTALPKNLQHGHVLTGLEETATHRHAPLPYRACQGLSGGTLDGVTARSYLTGQDGILRSNPKYGSSDWEHVLTEEIGWS encoded by the exons AtgacctccgccgccgccgccgccgcttccaTTTACTCCGTCTCGTCATATGCTCTCTCCCCGCACGCCGCTCCCTTCACCCCCCCCTCGCGACCGGCTTGCGCCCCTCTCGAGTGCCGCCAGAATG CAAAGCCATTGAGTGTGTCTTGCCAATGCATAGGTGATGTTTCTAGATTGGCGGATGCTAGCTCTGTGGGGTATGCTGAAGAGAAGACATCAAGAGATACTTACTCAGCGTTACCAATTGCATGTGCCTTGATGAAATCGAGTGGTGCCGTTTATCCACCTTCTACACATGCCATGCACACTGGGCAGCCAAGTTCATGGTCAGCAGTTTGCCCGGATGCATATCCTTCCTCACCATACGTCAGGATAACATCCAATTATAAGCAGCAATCCTTGACCTCAGGAAATGTGAGCAAATGTTCAACAGTAAGGATAGAAAGGCCACCAAATAAAACATCAGAAACTAACAAAAACAGCTGTGGTTCTGGAAGCAAGTTGGTTATAGCAGAAAATTCTAAGTCCAATAAAGACAGTGAAAAAGAAACATCGTCCCGCAGTTTACAATTCAATGGTCCTGTTGATGGCAAGGAAAATTCACAAGGTACCATGATCTCCTCCAATGAGGCAAATCCTGTCTTCAGTGCAAGCCCTCTTCATATTCCAACTACTTCTGCTGATTCATGTGGTGTTTTGGCCGAGGATGTGATGCCAGATCCATCAGAATGTTCTGTTGATTCACCGTGCTATAGAGGTGCTTCAGCTTCTCGTCTGTCTCCATTTGATGTTTTCCAGACACCTGCTACCCAGTCAACTAATCAAGAATTAGAAGCTTTTGCCGTACGACAGAAACAAAGCTCTAGCACTGTTCAACATCATGAAACTCCGTCTGAGCTCCAGAGTTTGGTCACCAAGACTAACCGTGACCACTGCAAATCCCAGACTGAAGCCGTTGTGTCAAAGAAATCTGGGGCCATAAGTATAAAGGAGACAAAAAAAACATGTGGGAAGGAGCTTGAATGTGCAAACCAATATGCAGCAAAATGTGAACTAGAGCAGAAACACCTTTTAGGACTGAGAGGCGATTATATGAAGCGATCTGGTTTGAATTCTGCTGCTCCGGATTTTGTACCTTCGTTGATTGGGAAATCAAAAATTGGCAAAG GAAAGAATATATCGGGAGTCCTCAAGGCGATCGAGAATCTAACTGTGGTATTCCAGAGTAGTTTTTCTGGTGATGAAATTGAGCTAGATGAAGATGACTACATCCTCCTTGAATCGGTGATTGATAGTCTTCAGACTTGCCTTCATAAAATAAGAAAG GATCCTATTAAGGGTGCTTCTGACAAGGCAGGGCCAAAGACTCCACATTCTCAGACTACAGTTTTAAAATCTGACGCAAGAAAATATAATAGTAGTTACATTGCAGATGGTGAAAAGGACATAATTATTAATCATTTTGCTGGTTCTAGTCATATCCACAATGAGTTTGGAAGAAACGGCTTGACACGGGGCCAG CCTGCACTCAACAATGTCCAAAAGAAGATGCCCTGTGAGGAAGAGCATCCACAGGTTCTTGTGTATAAGAATCTGTGGATTGAAGCGGAGCGTGCAAATTGTGAATTGAAGTACCAGCTGAAACACACTTGTATAAAAATAGACATAGAGTCCAGCATGGCTCCTATTGGTGGGCCAAGAAAGAACTATTCCCAAGTATCTGATTTGAGTACCGATCCAAGTAATCTGTATGGAGTTGCCTTAGCTCGCCCGACTGGAGAGACATCAGGAGCAAGAAACAGTCAATATCTCCCTCATGCTGGTGACTGCACTCAGTCAGGAGGTGACGCCACACTTAGCTGTTCTTCAAGCACCAAAGGGTACACTGCTCTGCCGAAGAATTTGCAGCATGGCCATGTCCTAACAGGCTTGGAAGAAACGGCCACGCATCGCCATGCGCCTCTGCCATATAGAGCTTGTCAGGGGTTGAGTGGTGGCACTTTGGATGGAGTGACTGCCCGCTCATACCTGACCGGTCAAGATGGCATTTTGCGCAGCAATCCGAAGTACGGATCGTCAGATTGGGAGCATGTGCTAACTGAAGAAATCGGCTGGAGCTGA
- the LOC123407524 gene encoding uncharacterized protein LOC123407524 isoform X3, whose amino-acid sequence MTSAAAAAASIYSVSSYALSPHAAPFTPPSRPACAPLECRQNGDVSRLADASSVGYAEEKTSRDTYSALPIACALMKSSGAVYPPSTHAMHTGQPSSWSAVCPDAYPSSPYVRITSNYKQQSLTSGNVSKCSTVRIERPPNKTSETNKNSCGSGSKLVIAENSKSNKDSEKETSSRSLQFNGPVDGKENSQGTMISSNEANPVFSASPLHIPTTSADSCGVLAEDVMPDPSECSVDSPCYRGASASRLSPFDVFQTPATQSTNQELEAFAVRQKQSSSTVQHHETPSELQSLVTKTNRDHCKSQTEAVVSKKSGAISIKETKKTCGKELECANQYAAKCELEQKHLLGLRGDYMKRSGLNSAAPDFVPSLIGKSKIGKGPCPSTGKNISGVLKAIENLTVVFQSSFSGDEIELDEDDYILLESVIDSLQTCLHKIRKDPIKGASDKAGPKTPHSQTTVLKSDARKYNSSYIADGEKDIIINHFAGSSHIHNEFGRNGLTRGQPALNNVQKKMPCEEEHPQVLVYKNLWIEAERANCELKYQLKHTCIKIDIESSMAPIGGPRKNYSQVSDLSTDPSNLYGVALARPTGETSGARNSQYLPHAGDCTQSGGDATLSCSSSTKGYTALPKNLQHGHVLTGLEETATHRHAPLPYRACQGLSGGTLDGVTARSYLTGQDGILRSNPKYGSSDWEHVLTEEIGWS is encoded by the exons AtgacctccgccgccgccgccgccgcttccaTTTACTCCGTCTCGTCATATGCTCTCTCCCCGCACGCCGCTCCCTTCACCCCCCCCTCGCGACCGGCTTGCGCCCCTCTCGAGTGCCGCCAGAATG GTGATGTTTCTAGATTGGCGGATGCTAGCTCTGTGGGGTATGCTGAAGAGAAGACATCAAGAGATACTTACTCAGCGTTACCAATTGCATGTGCCTTGATGAAATCGAGTGGTGCCGTTTATCCACCTTCTACACATGCCATGCACACTGGGCAGCCAAGTTCATGGTCAGCAGTTTGCCCGGATGCATATCCTTCCTCACCATACGTCAGGATAACATCCAATTATAAGCAGCAATCCTTGACCTCAGGAAATGTGAGCAAATGTTCAACAGTAAGGATAGAAAGGCCACCAAATAAAACATCAGAAACTAACAAAAACAGCTGTGGTTCTGGAAGCAAGTTGGTTATAGCAGAAAATTCTAAGTCCAATAAAGACAGTGAAAAAGAAACATCGTCCCGCAGTTTACAATTCAATGGTCCTGTTGATGGCAAGGAAAATTCACAAGGTACCATGATCTCCTCCAATGAGGCAAATCCTGTCTTCAGTGCAAGCCCTCTTCATATTCCAACTACTTCTGCTGATTCATGTGGTGTTTTGGCCGAGGATGTGATGCCAGATCCATCAGAATGTTCTGTTGATTCACCGTGCTATAGAGGTGCTTCAGCTTCTCGTCTGTCTCCATTTGATGTTTTCCAGACACCTGCTACCCAGTCAACTAATCAAGAATTAGAAGCTTTTGCCGTACGACAGAAACAAAGCTCTAGCACTGTTCAACATCATGAAACTCCGTCTGAGCTCCAGAGTTTGGTCACCAAGACTAACCGTGACCACTGCAAATCCCAGACTGAAGCCGTTGTGTCAAAGAAATCTGGGGCCATAAGTATAAAGGAGACAAAAAAAACATGTGGGAAGGAGCTTGAATGTGCAAACCAATATGCAGCAAAATGTGAACTAGAGCAGAAACACCTTTTAGGACTGAGAGGCGATTATATGAAGCGATCTGGTTTGAATTCTGCTGCTCCGGATTTTGTACCTTCGTTGATTGGGAAATCAAAAATTGGCAAAG GACCCTGTCCTTCAACAGGAAAGAATATATCGGGAGTCCTCAAGGCGATCGAGAATCTAACTGTGGTATTCCAGAGTAGTTTTTCTGGTGATGAAATTGAGCTAGATGAAGATGACTACATCCTCCTTGAATCGGTGATTGATAGTCTTCAGACTTGCCTTCATAAAATAAGAAAG GATCCTATTAAGGGTGCTTCTGACAAGGCAGGGCCAAAGACTCCACATTCTCAGACTACAGTTTTAAAATCTGACGCAAGAAAATATAATAGTAGTTACATTGCAGATGGTGAAAAGGACATAATTATTAATCATTTTGCTGGTTCTAGTCATATCCACAATGAGTTTGGAAGAAACGGCTTGACACGGGGCCAG CCTGCACTCAACAATGTCCAAAAGAAGATGCCCTGTGAGGAAGAGCATCCACAGGTTCTTGTGTATAAGAATCTGTGGATTGAAGCGGAGCGTGCAAATTGTGAATTGAAGTACCAGCTGAAACACACTTGTATAAAAATAGACATAGAGTCCAGCATGGCTCCTATTGGTGGGCCAAGAAAGAACTATTCCCAAGTATCTGATTTGAGTACCGATCCAAGTAATCTGTATGGAGTTGCCTTAGCTCGCCCGACTGGAGAGACATCAGGAGCAAGAAACAGTCAATATCTCCCTCATGCTGGTGACTGCACTCAGTCAGGAGGTGACGCCACACTTAGCTGTTCTTCAAGCACCAAAGGGTACACTGCTCTGCCGAAGAATTTGCAGCATGGCCATGTCCTAACAGGCTTGGAAGAAACGGCCACGCATCGCCATGCGCCTCTGCCATATAGAGCTTGTCAGGGGTTGAGTGGTGGCACTTTGGATGGAGTGACTGCCCGCTCATACCTGACCGGTCAAGATGGCATTTTGCGCAGCAATCCGAAGTACGGATCGTCAGATTGGGAGCATGTGCTAACTGAAGAAATCGGCTGGAGCTGA